In Rhinopithecus roxellana isolate Shanxi Qingling chromosome 16, ASM756505v1, whole genome shotgun sequence, a single genomic region encodes these proteins:
- the RPS6 gene encoding 40S ribosomal protein S6 has protein sequence MKLNISFPATGCQKLIEVDDERKLRTFYEKRMATEVAADALGEEWKGYVVRISGGNDKQGFPMKQGVLTHGRVRLLLSKGHSCYRPRRTGERKRKSVRGCIVDANLSVLNLVIVKKGEKDIPGLTDTTVPRRLGPKRASRIRKLFNLSKEDDVRQYVVRKPLNKEGKKPRTKAPKIQRLVTPRVLQHKRRRIALKKQRTKKNKEEAAEYAKLLAKRMKEAKEKRQEQIAKRRRLSSLRASTSKSESSQK, from the exons ATGAAG CTGAACATCTCCTTCCCAGCCACTGGCTGCCAGAAACTCATTGAAGTGGACGATGAACGCAAACTTCGTACTTTTTATGAGAAGCGTATGGCCACAGAAGTTGCTGCTGACGCTCTGGGTGAAGAATGGAAG GGTTATGTGGTCCGAATCAGTGGTGGGAACGACAAACAAGGTTTCCCCATGAAGCAGGGTGTCTTGACCCATGGCCGTGTCCGCCTGCTGCTGAGTAAGGGGCATTCCTGTTACAGACCAAGGAGAacgggagaaagaaagagaaaatcagttCGTGGTTGCATTGTGGATGCCAATCTGAGCGTTCTCAACTTGGTTATTGTAAAAAAAG GAGAGAAGGATATTCCTGGACTGACTGATACTACAGTGCCTCGCCGCCTGGGCCCCAAAAGAGCTAGCAGAATCCGCAAACTTTTCAATCTCTCTAAAGAAGATGACGTCCGCCAGTATGTTGTGAGAAAGCCCTTAAACAAAGAAG GTAAGAAACCTAGGACCAAAGCACCCAAGATTCAGCGTCTTGTTACTCCACGTGTCTTGCAGCACAAACGGCGGCGTATTGCTCTGAAGAAGCAGCGTActaagaaaaacaaggaagaggCTGCAGAATATGCTAAACTTTTGGCCAAAAGAATGAAG gagGCTAAGGAGAAGCGCCAGGAACAAATTGCGAAGAGACGCAGACTTTCCTCTCTGCGAGCTTCTACTTCTAAGTCTGAATCCAGTCAGAAATAA